In a single window of the Agrobacterium vitis genome:
- a CDS encoding ABC transporter substrate-binding protein, with protein MRSTRQFFRALSLCAVAAASLTASTALSQAAEKITIMVGGFEKQIYLPAKLTESLGYFKEEGLDVELLNEAAGVDAENQLLAGAVHGVVGFYDHCVDLQAKGKFVESVVQFSQAPGEVELVSTKNPEIKSFADFKGKTLGVTGLGSSTNFLTLYMASKAGLKPGEIVTIPVGAGGTFIAAMQQASIQGGMTTEPTISRMVKTGEASVLVDLRTVDKTREALGGTYPAASLYMETAWVNEHKEEVQKLANAFVKTLKFINTHSAAEIAEKMPKDFYVGDKEGYIKALDAGKGMFTPDGVMPEDGPPTVLAVLSEFSKNVKGKKIDLSKTYTTEFVKNAKF; from the coding sequence ATGCGTTCCACACGCCAATTTTTCCGCGCCCTTTCGTTGTGCGCCGTTGCTGCTGCCAGCCTGACGGCTAGCACCGCGCTGTCACAGGCCGCCGAAAAGATCACCATTATGGTCGGTGGTTTTGAAAAGCAGATCTATCTGCCCGCCAAGCTGACCGAGAGCCTTGGCTATTTCAAGGAAGAAGGCCTTGATGTCGAGCTGCTGAACGAAGCGGCTGGCGTCGATGCGGAAAACCAGCTTCTGGCGGGCGCTGTCCACGGCGTGGTCGGCTTCTACGATCATTGCGTCGATCTGCAAGCCAAGGGCAAGTTCGTCGAATCGGTCGTGCAGTTCAGCCAGGCACCGGGCGAAGTTGAGCTGGTTTCGACCAAGAACCCCGAAATCAAGAGCTTTGCCGATTTCAAAGGCAAGACGCTGGGTGTGACCGGGCTTGGCTCTTCCACCAATTTCCTCACCCTTTACATGGCCTCCAAGGCCGGATTGAAGCCAGGCGAGATCGTCACCATCCCGGTCGGCGCGGGCGGCACATTCATTGCCGCCATGCAGCAGGCCAGCATTCAGGGCGGCATGACCACCGAGCCGACGATTTCGCGCATGGTCAAGACCGGCGAAGCCTCGGTTCTCGTGGATCTGCGCACCGTGGACAAGACCCGCGAAGCACTGGGCGGAACCTATCCGGCCGCCTCGCTCTACATGGAAACCGCCTGGGTCAACGAGCATAAGGAAGAGGTGCAGAAGCTTGCCAACGCCTTCGTCAAGACGCTGAAATTCATCAACACCCATTCGGCTGCCGAAATTGCCGAAAAGATGCCGAAGGATTTCTACGTTGGCGACAAGGAGGGCTATATCAAGGCTCTCGACGCGGGCAAGGGCATGTTCACCCCCGATGGCGTGATGCCGGAAGATGGCCCGCCGACGGTTTTGGCCGTGCTCTCGGAGTTCTCCAAGAACGTCAAGGGCAAGAAGATCGACCTGTCCAAGACCTATACGACCGAATTCGTCAAGAACGCCAAGTTCTGA
- a CDS encoding argininosuccinate synthase: MAREIKKLVLAYSGGLDTSVVLKWLQVTYGCEIITFTADLGQGEELEPARHNAQRLGIEDIRIVDLREEFVRDFVFPMMRANALYEGQYLLGSSIARPLIAKHLISIAQDVGADAIAHGATGKGNDQIRFELAANALDPSINVVAPWRIWSIQSRTQLIEYAQAHQITIPHDKLGEAPFSTDANLLHTSTEGKALEDPSVVAPAHVYQRTVDPIHAPDVPEIITIGFEKGDAISLNGETLSPAALLTKLNSLGGRHGIGRLDLVENRFIGMKSRGIYETPGGTILLAAHRGIESITLDRAAAHLKDEIMPRYAELVYNGFWFAPEREMLQALIDRSQDYVAGEVTVSLYKGQARVIARNSPSSLYSMDLVTFEEGSSGYDHHDAEGFIRLNGLRLKSWGARNRSVMRST, translated from the coding sequence ATGGCAAGGGAAATCAAAAAACTGGTGCTGGCTTATTCTGGGGGCCTGGATACGTCCGTGGTCCTGAAATGGTTGCAGGTTACCTATGGCTGCGAGATCATCACCTTTACCGCTGATCTCGGGCAGGGCGAAGAGCTTGAACCGGCGCGCCACAATGCGCAAAGGCTGGGCATCGAGGATATTCGCATTGTTGATCTTCGAGAAGAATTCGTTCGCGATTTCGTTTTCCCGATGATGCGCGCCAATGCGCTCTATGAAGGTCAGTATCTTCTGGGCAGTTCGATTGCCCGGCCCTTGATTGCCAAACATCTTATCAGCATTGCTCAGGACGTCGGGGCCGATGCCATTGCCCATGGGGCGACCGGCAAGGGCAATGATCAGATCCGGTTCGAACTGGCCGCCAATGCGCTTGATCCGTCAATCAATGTCGTCGCTCCTTGGCGCATTTGGAGTATCCAGTCACGCACGCAATTGATCGAATACGCGCAGGCGCATCAGATTACGATCCCTCACGACAAGCTCGGAGAGGCGCCTTTCTCCACCGATGCGAACCTGCTGCATACCTCCACCGAAGGCAAGGCTTTGGAAGATCCGTCCGTGGTTGCTCCGGCTCATGTCTATCAGCGGACGGTTGATCCTATTCATGCTCCCGATGTGCCTGAAATCATCACAATCGGCTTTGAAAAGGGTGATGCCATTTCTCTGAACGGGGAGACATTATCTCCAGCCGCCTTACTGACGAAATTGAACAGTTTGGGTGGGCGGCATGGAATTGGCAGGCTCGATCTTGTTGAAAACCGCTTCATCGGCATGAAATCCCGTGGGATCTACGAGACGCCAGGTGGCACGATCTTGCTTGCTGCGCATCGCGGTATCGAATCCATCACGCTTGACCGGGCAGCGGCGCATCTGAAAGATGAGATCATGCCCCGTTATGCCGAACTGGTTTACAATGGCTTCTGGTTTGCGCCGGAACGGGAGATGTTGCAGGCCTTGATCGACCGAAGCCAGGATTATGTTGCCGGGGAGGTGACAGTGAGCCTTTACAAAGGGCAGGCGCGCGTCATTGCCCGGAACTCTCCGAGTTCGCTCTATTCAATGGATCTGGTGACGTTCGAAGAAGGATCGAGCGGCTACGATCACCACGATGCCGAAGGCTTTATCCGGTTGAACGGACTACGCTTGAAAAGCTGGGGCGCTCGAAACAGAAGCGTTATGCGGTCGACATGA
- a CDS encoding DEAD/DEAH box helicase yields the protein MEVLSPPSFRKPEDLTGGDRYRIGDINKEVLPWENGGEKSRPNQKLYYQVVLGSVDMEAAVSALLSVYTDSRAERPQARGEAVLATIMLDREGRPVEKEAVSVASFGWGIPLALSGRLGDLAQWSQAERALLEGLTNKVVVKGEDGKILPLTRKTIQTAYDWLVQTIGLSAQFAKPPAFAVKSYQFFKLKDPPESILLNSFFLDDLAMARSLIASGKATPNLKRYLGVIKPRSRRNLMKDNEALADALEPQKFPLGSWPGNGRHPLALLQQCAVNLAIHDLKTDGILAVNGPPGTGKTTLLRDVIAALVTKRAEILCTYDEPEKAFIHSGQRMRKGNAFVQLYRLDSKITGYEMIVASSNNKAAENVSAELPSMEAIAADANGLRYFKTVSDALLQRDTWGTVAAVLGNSKNRSDFRQTFWWGEDVGMQKYLQQASGNPQFITEKTETGTKQRPPHIIVNENAPEDHEEALRRWKKARQHFRKVTASAKTKLADLQKAHDLLRSIPLKLETIGSLRAEIDTMSPVVAAMAERARHAVSLSNAQRKIVDALKKDFDASAKHRPGLFSRLFGTQTYRSWRAAHDIITQRFMSEQATLSSLAADANVKSSEHARADSELKRMEASIAGLTEALNRERSALDALSQHYPGIFISDDFFEQRHPEKQKSAPWLDATTAHLRNDVFEAAMALHKAFIDAAAKPIRHNLNVLLDGFGTRSLGSPEKDALIPDIWSTLFLLVPVISTTFASVSRMFTKIGPDAFGWLLVDEAGQALPQAAIGALMRTQRAMVVGDPIQIEPVVVLPDQLTEAMCHQFGIDPLIYNAPGASTQTLADSATEYYGTFETKFGTREVGVPLLVHRRCAEPMFSISNSIAYENLMVQAKVAKSSAIRDVLGPSRWIDVEGRGQEKWCPQEGTALLAVLRQLKDNKCPPDFYVVTPFVVVQDRMRDALRTSGILDGWVDTPYQWVRERIGTVHTVQGREAEAVFFILGAPDAQQRGARGWAGGRPNLLNVAATRAKEALYVVGNRNHWKTAGVFQSLDNFLD from the coding sequence ATGGAGGTCTTGTCACCGCCGTCTTTCCGCAAACCGGAAGATTTGACCGGCGGCGATCGTTACCGCATTGGCGATATCAATAAGGAGGTTCTCCCCTGGGAGAACGGCGGTGAGAAGAGCCGCCCGAATCAGAAGCTGTATTATCAAGTCGTGCTTGGCAGCGTCGACATGGAAGCTGCCGTCTCAGCCTTGCTATCTGTCTACACCGACAGCAGGGCCGAACGCCCACAGGCGCGTGGAGAGGCCGTGCTTGCCACGATCATGTTGGACCGGGAAGGTCGCCCTGTAGAAAAAGAAGCCGTTTCCGTTGCCAGTTTCGGATGGGGAATTCCGTTAGCGCTGAGCGGACGGCTTGGCGATCTTGCCCAATGGTCGCAGGCGGAACGGGCGCTCTTGGAAGGTCTGACCAATAAAGTGGTCGTAAAAGGTGAAGACGGCAAGATATTACCGCTGACAAGAAAGACGATCCAGACTGCCTATGACTGGCTGGTTCAGACCATCGGTCTGTCAGCTCAATTTGCAAAGCCTCCGGCTTTTGCCGTGAAATCCTATCAATTCTTCAAGCTGAAAGACCCGCCGGAGTCGATCCTGCTCAACTCCTTCTTTCTCGACGATCTGGCCATGGCCCGCTCGCTCATAGCCTCTGGCAAGGCGACACCAAACCTCAAGCGCTACCTGGGCGTCATCAAACCGCGCAGCCGCCGCAATCTGATGAAGGACAATGAGGCGCTTGCAGATGCTCTCGAACCCCAAAAATTCCCCTTGGGATCGTGGCCGGGCAATGGCCGGCATCCGTTGGCGCTTCTCCAGCAATGCGCCGTTAATCTCGCCATACATGACCTGAAGACGGATGGCATTTTGGCGGTCAACGGCCCACCCGGCACAGGCAAGACCACGCTCCTGCGCGATGTCATCGCCGCTCTCGTCACCAAGCGGGCGGAAATTCTCTGCACCTATGACGAACCGGAAAAAGCCTTCATCCATTCCGGTCAGAGAATGAGGAAGGGAAATGCCTTCGTTCAACTCTACCGTCTTGATAGCAAGATCACCGGCTACGAGATGATTGTCGCGTCCTCCAACAACAAAGCCGCGGAGAATGTCAGCGCCGAACTGCCCTCAATGGAGGCTATTGCGGCAGATGCCAATGGTCTGCGGTATTTCAAAACCGTCTCGGACGCGCTGTTGCAGCGCGACACCTGGGGAACGGTTGCGGCAGTCCTCGGCAACAGCAAGAACCGCAGCGATTTCCGGCAAACCTTCTGGTGGGGCGAAGATGTTGGCATGCAGAAATATTTGCAGCAGGCCAGCGGCAATCCCCAATTCATCACAGAGAAGACTGAAACCGGTACAAAGCAAAGACCTCCGCATATTATCGTCAACGAAAACGCGCCAGAGGACCACGAGGAGGCCTTGCGGCGCTGGAAGAAGGCACGCCAGCATTTCCGCAAAGTGACGGCATCCGCCAAAACGAAATTGGCCGATTTGCAAAAAGCCCACGATCTCCTACGCTCTATCCCGTTAAAGCTGGAAACGATTGGTAGCCTTCGTGCTGAAATAGACACAATGAGCCCAGTCGTTGCCGCGATGGCGGAACGCGCGCGACACGCTGTGTCCCTATCAAATGCCCAGAGAAAAATCGTAGACGCGTTGAAAAAAGACTTCGACGCATCCGCAAAACACCGTCCGGGATTGTTCAGCCGTCTTTTCGGCACCCAGACCTACCGGTCATGGCGTGCAGCACACGATATCATCACCCAACGCTTCATGTCCGAGCAAGCGACGCTCTCAAGCCTGGCGGCTGATGCCAATGTCAAGAGTTCCGAACATGCGCGCGCCGATAGTGAGCTCAAGAGGATGGAAGCCTCAATCGCAGGATTGACCGAAGCACTGAACCGCGAACGGAGTGCCTTAGACGCCCTTAGCCAACACTATCCCGGCATATTTATCTCGGATGATTTCTTCGAACAGCGCCATCCGGAAAAGCAGAAAAGCGCGCCTTGGCTGGACGCGACGACGGCGCATCTGCGCAACGATGTGTTCGAGGCGGCGATGGCTCTTCACAAGGCGTTCATCGATGCCGCCGCCAAACCCATCCGGCATAATCTTAACGTGCTGCTGGATGGATTTGGCACCCGCTCGCTGGGTAGCCCTGAAAAGGATGCGCTGATCCCCGATATATGGTCCACCTTGTTCCTGCTGGTGCCGGTGATATCGACGACCTTCGCGTCGGTCTCTCGGATGTTTACCAAGATCGGGCCAGACGCCTTCGGATGGCTGCTTGTGGACGAAGCAGGGCAAGCCTTGCCACAGGCTGCCATCGGCGCATTGATGCGAACGCAACGGGCAATGGTTGTGGGCGACCCCATCCAGATCGAGCCGGTTGTCGTCTTGCCTGATCAGTTGACTGAAGCCATGTGCCACCAGTTCGGCATAGATCCACTGATCTATAATGCGCCAGGAGCCTCCACCCAGACATTGGCCGACAGTGCCACCGAATATTACGGCACGTTCGAGACGAAGTTCGGAACACGTGAAGTTGGCGTTCCGCTGCTCGTGCATCGCCGCTGCGCAGAGCCAATGTTCAGCATTTCCAATTCTATCGCTTACGAAAATCTGATGGTTCAGGCGAAGGTCGCAAAATCCTCTGCCATCAGAGATGTTCTCGGTCCATCACGATGGATCGATGTCGAAGGACGCGGGCAGGAAAAATGGTGCCCCCAGGAAGGCACCGCGCTGCTGGCAGTTTTGCGCCAGCTTAAGGATAACAAATGCCCGCCCGATTTCTATGTCGTGACGCCGTTTGTCGTGGTGCAGGATCGCATGCGGGACGCATTGCGGACAAGCGGCATACTCGATGGCTGGGTAGACACTCCCTATCAGTGGGTTCGCGAGCGTATTGGCACGGTTCACACTGTACAAGGCCGAGAGGCGGAAGCCGTCTTCTTCATTTTGGGAGCGCCAGATGCGCAGCAGCGCGGCGCGCGCGGTTGGGCCGGTGGGCGTCCTAATTTGCTGAATGTTGCCGCGACAAGAGCCAAAGAGGCTCTCTACGTCGTCGGCAACAGAAACCACTGGAAAACGGCAGGTGTCTTCCAATCGCTTGATAATTTTCTCGATTGA
- the guaD gene encoding guanine deaminase, protein MTKTLIRGRLLSFRSQPRDITDTDSYLFESDGAVLVENGLILASGTYDSVKAEADAQTVEIDHRPHLILPGFIDCHVHFPQMQVIGSYAANLLEWLNTYTFPEECRFVETAHAARIATHFFDEFLRQGTTTAVAYCSVHKTSADAFFAESARRGTRMIAGKVMMDRNAPQGLLDTPQSGYDETKELIESWHGRGRNLVAITPRFAITSTPEQMERTQALAHEFPDLHIQTHLSENREEIDFTASLYPESSDYTDIYARYGLLGRKTLFGHAIHLSEREADALTESGSVAVHCPTSNLFLGSGLFPLKAIQRRTKPVRVALATDIGGGTSYSMLRTLDEAYKIQQLLGERLNPLDSFYHMTLGNAEALSLSDKIGTLASGTEADLVVLNAHATPAMALKMEAVTSLTEELFLMQTLGDDRVVVETYVAGVASKPRI, encoded by the coding sequence ATGACAAAGACCCTGATCCGTGGACGCCTGCTCTCCTTCCGCAGCCAGCCCCGCGACATCACCGATACAGATAGCTATCTCTTTGAAAGCGATGGCGCCGTCCTGGTAGAAAACGGCCTGATCCTCGCCTCCGGCACCTATGACAGTGTCAAAGCAGAGGCCGACGCGCAGACCGTGGAGATTGATCACCGCCCACATCTGATTCTGCCCGGTTTTATCGACTGCCATGTGCATTTCCCGCAAATGCAGGTGATCGGCTCCTACGCCGCCAACCTGCTGGAATGGCTGAACACCTATACCTTCCCGGAGGAATGCCGCTTCGTTGAAACTGCGCATGCAGCGCGGATCGCCACGCATTTCTTCGATGAATTCCTGCGCCAAGGCACGACGACGGCGGTGGCCTATTGCTCGGTGCATAAAACCTCGGCGGATGCCTTCTTTGCCGAGAGCGCAAGGCGTGGCACACGGATGATCGCCGGCAAGGTGATGATGGACCGCAATGCGCCACAGGGCCTGCTGGACACGCCGCAAAGCGGTTATGACGAAACCAAGGAATTGATTGAAAGCTGGCACGGTCGCGGACGCAATCTCGTGGCCATCACGCCGCGCTTTGCCATCACCTCGACACCGGAGCAGATGGAGCGAACCCAGGCGCTGGCCCATGAATTTCCTGATCTCCATATCCAGACGCATCTCTCTGAGAACCGCGAGGAAATCGATTTCACCGCCAGCCTTTACCCTGAGTCATCCGACTATACGGATATCTACGCCCGCTACGGCCTGCTCGGGCGTAAAACCCTGTTCGGTCACGCCATTCACCTCTCGGAGCGTGAGGCGGACGCTCTCACTGAGTCAGGCTCTGTCGCGGTGCATTGCCCAACGTCAAACCTGTTCCTTGGCTCCGGCCTGTTTCCGCTGAAAGCCATCCAGCGGCGGACCAAGCCGGTGCGCGTTGCCCTTGCCACCGATATCGGCGGCGGCACCAGCTATTCCATGCTGCGCACTCTGGATGAGGCCTACAAGATCCAGCAATTGCTGGGCGAGCGGCTGAACCCGCTGGACAGTTTCTACCATATGACGCTGGGCAATGCCGAAGCGCTGTCGCTCTCCGACAAGATCGGCACGCTCGCGTCAGGCACCGAAGCCGATCTGGTGGTACTCAATGCCCATGCCACGCCTGCCATGGCACTGAAAATGGAAGCTGTAACCTCACTGACCGAAGAACTGTTCCTCATGCAGACGCTGGGCGACGACCGGGTGGTGGTGGAAACCTATGTGGCGGGCGTGGCGTCGAAACCGCGGATTTAA
- a CDS encoding Lrp/AsnC family transcriptional regulator — MSHTLDDIDRRILRALQKNGRISNVDLAQQVGLSPSPCLRRVRLLEEAGIIDRYVAVLNPAKVGAGLTVFARVWFKTQDAQLTLQFAEAIRKFPEVIECYLTTGECDAILRIVTADLHSYWRFQADHLTRIPSILSVKTDVPMETLKQSFELPLR; from the coding sequence ATGTCTCACACTTTGGACGATATAGATCGCCGCATTTTGCGGGCACTTCAGAAAAATGGACGTATTTCCAATGTCGATCTGGCTCAGCAGGTCGGGCTGTCTCCTTCTCCCTGCCTGCGGCGCGTGCGATTGCTGGAAGAGGCAGGCATTATCGACCGCTATGTCGCGGTGCTGAACCCGGCAAAGGTGGGCGCCGGGCTGACTGTGTTTGCACGGGTGTGGTTCAAGACGCAGGATGCGCAGCTCACCCTGCAATTTGCCGAGGCGATCAGGAAATTTCCAGAAGTTATCGAATGCTATCTGACCACCGGCGAATGCGACGCCATTCTTCGCATCGTCACCGCCGATCTGCACAGCTATTGGCGCTTCCAGGCCGACCACCTCACCCGGATTCCAAGCATCCTCAGCGTGAAAACTGACGTGCCAATGGAAACACTGAAACAAAGTTTCGAGTTGCCATTGAGATGA
- a CDS encoding ABC transporter ATP-binding protein, with amino-acid sequence MAKDQSRTPAIELINVTRRFVSPTGKTLTALKDFNMAVERGEFVAVVGPTGCGKSTTLNLVTGLAKPSAGEVRLMGGPVNGIDPRVGFAFQKDALFPWKNVIDNVMAGPLFRGKSKTEAEKLAKDWLARVGLGKFLHHYPHQLSGGMRKRVALAQTFINEPEILLMDEPFSALDVQTRTVMHEELLKLWAERKASVIFVTHDLEEAVALADKVYVLTAGPATVKSVYPIALPRPRVVSEIRYEPEFVEYCKTIWEDMRQEVETSYRRASEAA; translated from the coding sequence ATGGCCAAAGATCAGAGCCGGACCCCGGCTATCGAACTCATCAATGTGACGCGCCGTTTCGTCTCCCCCACCGGCAAGACGCTGACCGCGCTGAAGGATTTCAACATGGCGGTGGAGCGCGGCGAATTCGTTGCCGTCGTCGGCCCGACCGGCTGCGGCAAATCCACCACGCTCAACCTCGTTACCGGCCTAGCCAAGCCCAGCGCTGGTGAAGTGCGGCTGATGGGCGGCCCGGTCAACGGTATCGACCCGCGCGTCGGCTTCGCCTTCCAGAAGGATGCGCTGTTTCCGTGGAAGAATGTCATCGACAATGTCATGGCTGGCCCGCTGTTTCGCGGCAAATCCAAAACCGAAGCAGAAAAGCTGGCGAAAGACTGGCTGGCCCGCGTCGGCCTTGGCAAGTTCCTGCATCACTATCCCCACCAGCTTTCGGGCGGCATGAGGAAGCGCGTGGCCTTGGCCCAGACCTTCATCAACGAGCCGGAAATCCTGCTAATGGACGAGCCATTCTCGGCGTTAGACGTGCAGACCCGCACCGTGATGCATGAGGAATTGCTGAAGCTGTGGGCCGAGCGCAAGGCCTCGGTGATTTTCGTCACCCACGATCTGGAAGAAGCCGTGGCGCTGGCCGACAAGGTCTATGTGCTGACCGCCGGTCCGGCCACGGTCAAATCCGTCTACCCCATCGCGCTGCCGCGCCCGCGTGTTGTCTCCGAGATCCGTTACGAGCCGGAATTCGTCGAATATTGCAAGACGATCTGGGAAGACATGCGCCAGGAAGTGGAAACCAGCTACCGCCGCGCCAGCGAAGCCGCCTGA
- the puuD gene encoding urate hydroxylase PuuD, with protein MYEFAIAWEWLAFAVRWLHVVTAIAWIGSSFYFIALDLGLVKRPGMPEGVYGEEWQVHGGGFYHVQKYLVAPASMPQHLTWFKWESYATWLSGFAMLCVVYYGGADLFLIDRSVLDLTQPEAIGLSMASLAIGWICYDLLCKSPIGKNTWGLMILLYILLVAMAWGYTQVFTGRAAFLHLGAFTATIMTANVFFIIMPNQRVVVADLIAGRKPDPKYGMIAKQRSLHNNYLTLPVVFFMLSNHYPLAFATAYNWIIAALVFLMGVTIRHWFNTTHARKGRPIWTWMLTTVIFIIIMWLSTVQKPGSGEHAALSPMQQQFLADAHFGTARDIVQARCSMCHAAEPVWEGLTFAPKNVKFETDAEIAAHAREIYIQAGRSHAMPPGNVSEVTPQERALLVAWYESAVKGKSP; from the coding sequence ATGTATGAATTTGCCATCGCCTGGGAATGGCTGGCTTTTGCGGTCCGCTGGCTGCATGTCGTCACCGCCATCGCCTGGATCGGCTCTTCCTTCTATTTCATCGCGCTGGATCTGGGTCTCGTCAAACGCCCCGGCATGCCAGAAGGCGTCTATGGCGAGGAATGGCAGGTGCATGGCGGCGGCTTTTACCACGTGCAGAAATATCTGGTGGCGCCCGCCTCGATGCCGCAGCACCTGACCTGGTTCAAATGGGAAAGCTATGCCACCTGGCTGTCCGGCTTTGCCATGCTCTGCGTGGTCTATTATGGCGGGGCCGATCTGTTTTTGATCGACCGGAGCGTGCTCGACCTTACCCAGCCGGAGGCCATCGGCCTGTCGATGGCTTCGCTTGCCATTGGCTGGATCTGTTATGACCTGTTGTGCAAATCCCCGATCGGCAAGAATACCTGGGGGCTGATGATCCTGCTCTATATCCTGCTGGTCGCCATGGCCTGGGGCTATACACAGGTGTTTACCGGGCGTGCCGCCTTCCTGCATCTGGGCGCGTTTACCGCGACGATCATGACCGCCAATGTGTTCTTCATCATCATGCCCAACCAGCGCGTCGTGGTGGCCGATCTGATTGCGGGGCGTAAACCCGATCCGAAATACGGCATGATTGCCAAGCAGCGCTCGCTGCACAACAATTACCTGACGCTTCCCGTCGTGTTCTTCATGCTGTCCAACCATTATCCGCTGGCCTTTGCCACCGCCTATAATTGGATCATTGCCGCGCTGGTGTTCCTGATGGGCGTCACCATCCGCCACTGGTTCAATACCACCCATGCCCGCAAAGGCCGCCCGATCTGGACCTGGATGCTGACCACGGTGATCTTCATTATCATCATGTGGCTTTCCACCGTGCAGAAACCAGGTTCAGGCGAGCATGCCGCACTGTCGCCCATGCAACAGCAATTCCTGGCCGACGCGCATTTTGGCACGGCACGCGATATCGTCCAAGCGCGCTGTTCGATGTGCCATGCGGCGGAACCGGTCTGGGAAGGGCTGACATTTGCGCCCAAGAACGTCAAATTCGAAACCGATGCCGAGATTGCGGCGCATGCCCGGGAGATCTATATCCAGGCCGGACGAAGCCACGCCATGCCGCCCGGCAATGTTTCGGAGGTCACGCCTCAGGAACGCGCCCTGCTGGTCGCCTGGTATGAAAGTGCTGTGAAAGGCAAAAGCCCGTAA
- a CDS encoding ABC transporter permease encodes MADISMQSPATPAATFRAGTSDKEIEAAALKSVKRRKQIVLFWQIAILVGVLTLWQVASDQTWIDPFFYASPYAVVERIYDWAVNGTTEGSLWYNLGITMEEALIGFFSGSIAGVVVGIGLGRNKLLSDIFSVYIKAINSIPRVVLAPIFIMIMGLGLASKVALAFIMVFFVVFANAFQGVREADQDMIANARILGANDWQVTKAVIVPSAMSWIFASLHVSFGFAIIGAIVGEFVGARYGIGQLISIAKGTFDAAGMFAAIVLVMIITLAAEYVMTLIENRLAKWRPQQSLDTH; translated from the coding sequence ATGGCAGACATTAGTATGCAAAGCCCGGCCACCCCTGCGGCCACCTTTCGCGCTGGCACGTCCGACAAGGAAATCGAGGCCGCCGCACTCAAATCCGTCAAGCGCCGCAAGCAGATCGTGCTGTTCTGGCAGATCGCTATTCTGGTTGGCGTGCTGACCCTGTGGCAGGTGGCTTCCGACCAGACCTGGATTGACCCGTTCTTCTATGCCAGCCCCTATGCGGTGGTGGAGCGGATCTATGACTGGGCCGTGAATGGCACCACGGAAGGCTCGCTCTGGTACAATCTCGGCATTACCATGGAAGAGGCGCTGATCGGCTTCTTCTCCGGCTCGATTGCCGGTGTGGTGGTTGGCATCGGCCTTGGCCGCAACAAGCTGCTGTCCGATATTTTCTCCGTCTATATCAAGGCGATCAACTCCATTCCCCGCGTGGTTCTGGCGCCAATCTTCATCATGATCATGGGCCTTGGCCTTGCCTCCAAGGTGGCGCTGGCCTTCATCATGGTGTTCTTCGTGGTGTTCGCCAACGCCTTCCAGGGCGTGCGTGAAGCCGACCAGGACATGATTGCCAATGCCCGCATTCTCGGTGCCAATGACTGGCAGGTGACCAAGGCGGTGATCGTACCCTCGGCGATGAGCTGGATCTTCGCCAGCCTGCACGTCTCCTTCGGCTTTGCGATTATCGGTGCCATCGTCGGCGAGTTCGTCGGTGCCCGCTACGGCATCGGCCAGTTGATCTCGATTGCCAAAGGCACGTTCGACGCCGCCGGCATGTTCGCCGCCATCGTCCTCGTCATGATCATCACGCTCGCCGCCGAATATGTGATGACGCTGATCGAAAACCGCTTGGCCAAATGGCGCCCACAGCAGAGCCTCGACACGCATTGA
- a CDS encoding type II toxin-antitoxin system PemK/MazF family toxin — protein MANDRGWFIEAAPIHKLDNRPQSAVPGDFDRPRPALIIQSDFFSETGTATVLLISSTLVDAPLLRVTVQPSSANGLKKPSQIMVDKAISIRRERLGPAFGRLDDDAMLFVTRSLAVFFGFG, from the coding sequence ATGGCGAATGATCGCGGCTGGTTTATTGAAGCCGCTCCAATTCACAAACTTGACAACCGCCCACAATCCGCCGTGCCCGGCGATTTTGATAGGCCGCGCCCTGCCCTCATCATTCAATCGGACTTTTTCTCTGAAACCGGCACCGCAACCGTATTGCTGATCTCCTCTACCCTTGTCGATGCGCCGCTGTTGCGGGTGACTGTGCAGCCGTCGTCTGCCAATGGCTTGAAAAAGCCGTCACAGATCATGGTGGACAAAGCCATATCGATCAGGCGAGAACGGCTTGGCCCGGCCTTCGGTCGGTTGGATGATGACGCCATGCTATTCGTAACCCGTTCGCTGGCTGTGTTTTTCGGCTTTGGCTGA